One Polaribacter sp. KT25b DNA segment encodes these proteins:
- a CDS encoding CCA tRNA nucleotidyltransferase produces the protein MKYTEAVSSEIFSVISNASKQLGIKSYVIGGFVRDYFLKRGTAKDIDVVAIGSGIKLAEKVAKLLPNKPKVQVFKTYGTAMLRYKDIEIEFVGARKESYSEESRNPEVSEGTLQDDQNRRDFTINALAISLNEEKFGELLDPFNGIEDLKNKIIKTPLDPDITYSDDPLRMMRAIRFATQLNFKIEQDSLLSISKNANRLKIITRERIVDELNKIISSAKPSIGFLLLEKTGLLPQILPELVALKGVEEVEGQKHKDNFYHTLEVVDNIAQNTNDVWLRWAALLHDIGKAPTKKFSKKVGWTFHAHEFVGSKMVYKLFKKLKMPLNNKMKFVQKMVLLSSRPIVLASEVTDSAVRRLVFDAGDDINSLMTLCEADITTKNPKKFKRYHQNFELVRAKIIEVEEKDKVRNFQPPVTGEEIMKAFSLKPCREIGQIKEAIKEAILDGKIPNEHEASYQFMIEKGLSLGLKQS, from the coding sequence ATGAAGTATACAGAAGCAGTTTCATCAGAAATTTTTAGTGTAATATCTAACGCGTCAAAACAATTAGGAATTAAAAGTTATGTAATTGGTGGTTTTGTACGCGATTATTTCTTAAAAAGAGGAACAGCAAAAGATATAGATGTTGTTGCTATTGGAAGCGGAATTAAATTAGCAGAAAAAGTAGCAAAATTATTACCAAATAAACCAAAAGTTCAAGTTTTTAAAACTTACGGTACAGCAATGTTACGTTATAAAGATATAGAAATTGAGTTTGTTGGAGCTAGAAAAGAATCGTATTCTGAAGAAAGTAGAAACCCAGAAGTTTCTGAAGGTACTTTACAAGACGATCAAAATAGAAGAGATTTTACCATAAATGCATTAGCAATCAGTTTAAATGAAGAAAAATTTGGTGAATTATTAGATCCTTTTAACGGAATTGAAGATTTAAAAAATAAGATTATAAAAACGCCTTTAGATCCAGATATTACCTATTCTGATGATCCTTTAAGAATGATGAGAGCTATTCGTTTTGCTACACAATTAAATTTTAAAATTGAACAAGATTCACTTTTATCCATAAGCAAAAATGCTAATCGACTTAAGATTATAACAAGAGAAAGAATTGTTGATGAATTAAATAAAATAATATCATCAGCAAAACCATCTATAGGTTTTTTACTTTTAGAGAAAACAGGTTTATTGCCTCAAATATTGCCAGAATTAGTTGCCTTAAAAGGAGTAGAAGAGGTTGAAGGTCAAAAACATAAGGATAATTTTTATCATACGCTAGAAGTTGTAGATAATATTGCTCAAAATACCAATGATGTTTGGTTGCGTTGGGCTGCTTTATTGCATGATATTGGAAAAGCACCTACAAAAAAGTTTAGTAAAAAAGTGGGTTGGACGTTTCATGCACATGAATTTGTAGGTTCAAAAATGGTTTACAAGTTATTTAAAAAGTTAAAAATGCCCTTGAATAACAAAATGAAATTTGTTCAGAAAATGGTGTTGCTAAGTTCTCGTCCAATAGTTTTAGCAAGTGAAGTTACAGATTCTGCTGTAAGACGTTTGGTTTTTGATGCTGGAGATGATATCAATTCCTTAATGACTTTGTGCGAAGCAGATATTACAACTAAAAATCCGAAGAAATTTAAACGTTATCATCAAAATTTTGAGTTAGTAAGAGCTAAAATAATTGAGGTAGAAGAGAAAGATAAAGTTCGTAATTTTCAACCTCCTGTTACTGGAGAAGAAATTATGAAAGCCTTTAGTTTAAAACCTTGTAGAGAA